A DNA window from Paraclostridium bifermentans contains the following coding sequences:
- a CDS encoding glycosyltransferase, translating to MKKITILALHLGYGGVEKAISSLSNILIEKYPVEIISVYKLYDKPAFYIDERVKITYLLDESLSPNKKEFKEAIHSKNIVNILKEGFKSSKILRLKKIKMIEAVKNIQSGIVISTRVEHNEILSRFGSEKLIKIAQEHTHHKYNDEYIKKLVKSCENIDYFMPVSEELTKFYSKCFEGKTIKCVYIPHSLDYIPTNSSNLESKNIVSVGRLSKEKGFEDLIDVFKIVVKERKNWILNIIGDGEEKRSIEEKIERYNISQNIILHGYQSKEYIGKILLDSSIYAMASYEESFGIVLIEAQSYGVPCIAFDSAKGACEIIEEGVNGYLIKNRDKNDMANKIIKLIDDSDMREAMGKSSKSNSFKYSKENISKKWFDLLERF from the coding sequence TTGAAAAAAATAACTATTCTAGCATTACATTTAGGATATGGTGGTGTAGAAAAAGCTATATCATCTCTGAGCAATATATTAATAGAAAAATATCCAGTTGAAATAATATCTGTATATAAGTTATATGATAAGCCTGCTTTTTATATAGATGAAAGAGTAAAAATAACTTATTTACTGGATGAATCGTTGTCTCCAAACAAAAAAGAATTTAAAGAAGCTATACATTCAAAAAATATAGTAAATATACTAAAAGAAGGTTTTAAAAGTAGTAAAATTCTGAGACTAAAAAAAATAAAGATGATAGAAGCTGTTAAAAATATTCAGTCAGGGATTGTGATATCTACAAGAGTAGAACATAATGAAATATTATCTAGATTTGGAAGTGAAAAATTAATAAAAATAGCACAGGAACATACACATCATAAATATAACGATGAATATATAAAAAAATTAGTTAAATCATGTGAAAATATAGATTATTTCATGCCAGTATCTGAAGAGCTGACAAAGTTTTATTCAAAGTGCTTTGAAGGGAAAACTATCAAATGTGTATATATACCTCATAGTTTAGATTATATACCTACAAACTCTTCAAATCTTGAAAGTAAAAACATAGTATCTGTAGGAAGGTTGTCAAAAGAAAAAGGATTTGAGGATTTAATAGATGTATTTAAAATTGTAGTAAAAGAAAGAAAAAATTGGATTCTTAATATAATTGGAGATGGAGAAGAAAAAAGATCGATAGAAGAAAAAATAGAAAGATACAATATTTCTCAAAATATTATATTGCATGGATATCAAAGTAAAGAATATATAGGAAAGATATTATTAGATTCATCTATATATGCAATGGCATCGTATGAAGAATCATTTGGAATAGTTTTGATAGAAGCTCAGTCATATGGAGTGCCTTGTATTGCATTTGATAGTGCGAAAGGTGCTTGTGAAATAATTGAAGAAGGTGTAAATGGATACTTAATAAAAAATAGAGATAAGAATGATATGGCAAATAAGATAATTAAACTTATAGATGATTCAGATATGAGGGAAGCTATGGGAAAATCAAGTAAATCTAATTCTTTTAAGTATTCAAAAGAAAATATATCAAAAAAATGGTTTGATTTATTAGAAAGGTTTTAG
- the wecB gene encoding non-hydrolyzing UDP-N-acetylglucosamine 2-epimerase, producing MKKIKVMTIFGTRPEAIKMAPLVKELESREEIESIVCVTAQHRQMLDQVLETFEITPNYDLNIMKQGQTLVDITTRALQSLSDVIANVQPDIVLVHGDTTTTLSGSLAAFYNKTLVGHVEAGLRTYDKYSPYPEEVNRQVTGVIADMHFAPTEISKENLLREGKSEKNIYVTGNTAIDALKTTVKSDYNNDIFEKIGSDRMIMLTAHRRENLGEPMKNMFRAIKRITEEFDDVQVVYPIHLNPLVRQAADEVLGDNKKVHLIEPLEVFDFHNFLNKSYIIMTDSGGIQEEAPSLGKPVLVLRDTTERPEGVKAGTLKLAGTDEEVIYNLTKELLTSKTAYEAMSKASNPYGDGNASKYIVDAIIAKLG from the coding sequence ATGAAAAAAATCAAAGTAATGACTATATTTGGAACTAGACCAGAAGCTATAAAAATGGCTCCACTAGTAAAAGAACTAGAATCAAGAGAAGAAATTGAAAGTATAGTATGTGTAACTGCTCAACATAGACAGATGTTAGATCAAGTTTTAGAAACGTTTGAAATAACACCAAATTATGATTTAAATATAATGAAGCAAGGGCAGACATTGGTCGATATAACTACAAGAGCATTACAAAGTTTAAGTGATGTAATAGCTAATGTCCAACCTGATATAGTTTTAGTTCATGGAGATACTACGACTACATTATCAGGAAGTTTAGCTGCGTTTTATAATAAAACTTTAGTTGGACATGTTGAAGCGGGACTTAGAACATATGATAAATACTCACCATATCCAGAAGAGGTAAATAGACAAGTAACAGGTGTAATAGCAGATATGCATTTTGCACCAACTGAAATATCAAAAGAGAACTTACTAAGAGAAGGAAAATCAGAAAAAAATATATACGTAACTGGGAATACAGCAATTGATGCTCTAAAAACTACAGTAAAATCAGATTACAATAATGATATATTTGAAAAAATAGGTTCAGATAGAATGATAATGCTAACTGCACATAGAAGAGAAAATTTAGGTGAACCTATGAAAAATATGTTTAGAGCAATAAAAAGAATAACAGAAGAATTTGATGATGTTCAAGTTGTATATCCTATACATTTAAATCCTTTAGTAAGACAAGCTGCAGATGAGGTTTTAGGAGATAATAAGAAAGTACATCTTATAGAGCCACTTGAAGTATTTGATTTCCACAACTTTTTAAATAAATCGTATATAATTATGACTGATAGTGGAGGAATACAAGAAGAGGCTCCTTCTTTAGGTAAACCAGTATTAGTTTTAAGAGATACGACAGAAAGACCGGAAGGGGTAAAAGCAGGAACATTAAAACTAGCGGGAACTGATGAAGAAGTTATATATAACCTTACAAAAGAATTATTAACAAGTAAAACTGCGTATGAAGCTATGAGTAAGGCATCGAATCCATATGGAGATGGGAATGCAAGTAAATATATTGTTGATGCGATAATAGCGAAACTAGGATAG
- a CDS encoding glycosyltransferase family 2 protein: MNISIIMPTYNDAESIKETLESISGQTYKNWQLIIINDGSTDNVESVINSYKLNSGDGDKIEYYYQNNQDQLNAISNVLKYIKGDYVYILHSDDLLPSNDFFEKMVKEAKANPDIDAFIGDLTIIDEESNISGTQSVNKYKNADKSLSKLMLWLGRNLYVDVMFAKKEVFITNVKESYLTWNIPFWTRLGFDKDEVLNVKNVDFPILKYRVHGGNYINNEIGKLNVINGELRTLTRLMKYYKIPFYKAQFYIYRIANKLKFGQAFNPVYFKKEENKKGNIIKFVVEKRFDNEYKNNSYLNGIVNFYMHKNKRPIYIEKIDESEFIYKGKDMRLFNKRLLDDNLSDLYLNIIKEMSVGFDKIIVKDEEDKAKVIDIIKFLCIYPYVEIEVNK, translated from the coding sequence ATGAATATTTCAATAATAATGCCAACTTATAATGATGCAGAGAGTATAAAGGAAACTTTAGAAAGTATATCTGGACAAACTTATAAAAATTGGCAACTAATAATTATAAATGATGGCTCTACAGATAATGTAGAGTCAGTAATTAATTCATATAAATTAAATAGTGGAGATGGAGATAAGATAGAATATTATTATCAAAATAACCAAGACCAGTTAAATGCAATATCGAATGTGTTAAAATATATAAAAGGGGATTATGTTTACATACTTCATTCAGATGACTTATTACCAAGTAATGATTTCTTCGAGAAAATGGTAAAAGAAGCTAAGGCTAACCCAGATATTGATGCCTTTATAGGTGATTTAACAATAATAGATGAAGAGAGCAATATAAGTGGAACTCAATCGGTGAATAAATACAAAAATGCAGATAAATCATTATCTAAGTTGATGCTATGGTTAGGAAGAAATTTATATGTTGATGTTATGTTTGCTAAAAAAGAGGTTTTTATAACTAATGTAAAAGAATCTTACTTAACTTGGAATATACCATTTTGGACAAGATTAGGATTTGATAAAGATGAAGTTTTAAATGTTAAAAATGTAGATTTCCCAATTTTAAAATACAGAGTTCATGGTGGTAATTATATAAATAATGAAATCGGAAAGCTTAATGTTATAAATGGAGAATTAAGAACTTTAACTAGATTAATGAAATATTATAAAATTCCTTTTTATAAAGCTCAATTTTATATATACAGAATTGCAAATAAATTAAAATTTGGACAAGCATTCAATCCTGTATATTTTAAAAAGGAAGAAAATAAAAAAGGAAATATAATAAAATTTGTAGTTGAAAAAAGGTTTGATAATGAATATAAAAACAATTCCTATTTAAATGGAATTGTGAATTTTTATATGCATAAAAACAAAAGACCTATATATATAGAAAAGATAGATGAATCCGAATTTATATATAAAGGTAAAGATATGAGGTTGTTTAATAAAAGATTACTAGACGATAACTTATCTGATTTATATTTAAATATAATAAAGGAAATGTCTGTTGGATTTGATAAGATAATAGTTAAAGATGAAGAGGATAAAGCAAAAGTTATAGATATAATTAAGTTTTTATGTATATATCCATATGTAGAAATAGAAGTAAACAAGTAA
- a CDS encoding O-antigen ligase family protein yields the protein MLRFFDIRIIYAFIFLQPVLDLITSMMSRSMTLPLTVGIISRSLFMGYMFIYGLFVYRPKETLYKIFRAIFIITFIYLVIFIGFNFATKEIRFVITEAKGVVKLFYFPIVLMGLFIYNKQNKIKISNKFLTYILIMYTGVIFIATITGTYYRSYNDYLYGAGSIGWFFAANEIGSVIAILIPFTIVNFIQNKFNIVNLMSILLCIFVSLYIGTKVPFLGFVGSIGLVFIYSVIQCIINRNVKTPNSINYKKVVVSLVGMGLAFCIIFYKSPVYQNIEFNYGPIIHQYIEKFTSKNKSIEKTNNESSQEVLVEDEPEEVIPEGNPHVTESGLDALLSNRDAFAQEVKTRFKNGTITEKLIGIGHVIINIQGEMHTDKTIELDFQDIFYRHGIIGSSLYFAPFLIIMGIIIRGLIINIKNLKDIDTFVCIVSLLLGLGIASFAGHVLTAPGVSIYIIIPMIMLYNKVYYGDDKNEYFNNNANL from the coding sequence ATGTTAAGATTTTTTGACATAAGAATTATTTATGCTTTTATATTTTTACAACCAGTACTAGACTTAATAACATCTATGATGTCTAGAAGTATGACATTACCACTAACAGTGGGTATAATATCACGAAGTTTGTTTATGGGATACATGTTCATTTATGGATTATTTGTATATAGACCAAAAGAAACCCTATATAAAATATTTAGAGCTATTTTCATTATTACATTTATTTACTTAGTAATTTTTATTGGATTTAACTTTGCAACAAAAGAAATTAGATTTGTAATAACTGAGGCTAAAGGCGTAGTTAAGTTATTTTATTTTCCTATAGTACTTATGGGATTGTTTATATATAACAAACAAAATAAAATAAAAATTTCAAATAAATTTTTAACTTATATCCTTATTATGTACACTGGTGTGATATTTATTGCAACTATAACAGGAACATACTATAGAAGTTATAATGATTATTTATATGGTGCTGGATCTATAGGTTGGTTCTTTGCAGCAAATGAAATTGGATCAGTAATAGCTATATTAATTCCATTTACTATAGTTAATTTTATCCAAAATAAATTTAATATTGTAAATTTAATGTCAATACTTTTATGTATATTCGTTTCGTTATATATAGGAACAAAAGTGCCATTTTTAGGATTTGTAGGTAGCATAGGTTTAGTGTTTATTTACAGTGTAATACAGTGCATAATAAACAGGAATGTAAAAACGCCTAATAGTATAAATTATAAGAAAGTTGTAGTTTCACTAGTAGGTATGGGATTAGCATTTTGTATTATATTTTACAAATCACCTGTATACCAAAATATAGAATTTAACTATGGACCTATAATTCACCAATATATTGAAAAATTTACAAGTAAAAATAAATCAATAGAAAAAACAAATAATGAATCATCTCAAGAGGTATTAGTTGAAGATGAACCTGAAGAAGTTATTCCAGAAGGTAATCCACATGTAACAGAAAGCGGATTAGATGCATTGTTAAGCAATAGAGATGCATTTGCACAAGAAGTTAAAACTAGATTTAAAAATGGAACTATTACCGAAAAATTAATTGGAATAGGACATGTTATAATAAACATACAAGGTGAAATGCATACGGACAAAACAATAGAATTAGACTTCCAAGACATATTTTATAGACATGGTATAATTGGTAGTTCATTATACTTTGCACCGTTTTTAATAATAATGGGTATCATCATTAGAGGATTAATTATAAATATTAAAAATTTAAAGGATATAGATACTTTTGTATGTATAGTATCACTTTTACTTGGATTAGGTATAGCAAGTTTTGCAGGACATGTCTTAACTGCACCTGGAGTAAGTATTTATATAATAATACCTATGATAATGTTATACAATAAAGTCTATTATGGAGATGATAAAAATGAATATTTCAATAATAATGCCAACTTATAA
- the csaB gene encoding polysaccharide pyruvyl transferase CsaB — protein sequence MKVVISGYYGFDNIGDEAILKSIIMALKEQDKDIEITVLSSNPSETQKNYNVNAINRWSIKTIYKELQNSDGLISGGGSLLQDITSSRSILYYTFIMGLANLINKPVFVYAQGVGPINKKINKKIVKHFLNKVEYISLRDKDSFELIKSIGVKNRVDIVPDPVMGLDFKSTDIKSKVNDYIIISVRDWNNKENYLKDIALFCGNIHKEGIEIKLLPMHGKLDEETSIKLASMINCKVEILPYKMNIEKKLKYIRESKLMIGMRLHALIFAGNVGTPMIGISYDPKVDSYLKLVNQPCIGNVEEGIKVEDLTKEALYIVSNYESVKAKLESNTRYLKATAKLTANKAINTFKEYK from the coding sequence ATGAAAGTAGTGATTTCTGGATATTATGGATTTGATAATATAGGTGATGAAGCTATATTAAAATCTATAATAATGGCATTAAAAGAACAGGATAAAGACATAGAGATAACTGTTTTATCGAGTAATCCATCAGAAACTCAAAAAAATTACAATGTAAATGCTATAAATAGGTGGAGTATAAAAACTATATATAAAGAACTTCAAAATAGTGATGGACTTATAAGCGGAGGAGGAAGCCTATTACAGGATATTACTAGTTCAAGAAGTATATTATATTATACATTTATAATGGGGCTTGCAAATTTAATTAATAAACCTGTATTTGTATATGCTCAAGGGGTAGGACCTATAAATAAGAAAATAAATAAAAAAATCGTAAAACATTTTTTAAATAAAGTAGAATATATTTCGCTAAGAGATAAAGATTCATTTGAACTTATAAAATCTATCGGAGTAAAAAATAGAGTAGATATAGTGCCCGATCCAGTTATGGGACTGGACTTTAAAAGCACGGATATAAAATCAAAAGTAAATGACTATATAATTATAAGTGTCAGAGATTGGAATAATAAAGAAAATTATCTAAAAGATATTGCATTATTTTGTGGGAATATCCATAAAGAAGGAATTGAAATAAAATTACTTCCTATGCATGGAAAATTAGATGAAGAAACCTCTATAAAATTGGCTAGCATGATAAATTGTAAAGTTGAAATTCTTCCATATAAAATGAATATAGAAAAAAAATTAAAGTACATAAGAGAATCTAAATTGATGATAGGGATGAGGTTGCATGCTCTTATATTTGCGGGTAATGTAGGAACACCTATGATAGGGATTTCTTATGACCCTAAAGTTGACTCATATTTGAAACTTGTAAATCAGCCGTGTATAGGAAATGTAGAAGAAGGAATAAAAGTAGAAGATTTAACAAAAGAAGCTTTATATATAGTGAGTAATTATGAATCTGTAAAAGCTAAGCTAGAAAGCAATACAAGGTATTTAAAAGCAACTGCAAAATTAACTGCAAATAAAGCTATAAATACGTTTAAAGAATATAAATAA
- a CDS encoding O-antigen ligase family protein yields the protein MNTEQIFKINKIKCYLLIAFILIQPVLDIYYLYTDKVVNMFGFSPATIARVAITGILLILTLITLKDKKKWIFICIYLSMIFVYSGAHILNASDFNSLVPGNFGYSVKNELSYLARMSIPISIIFITYKSNMKKEYFEITTKWTLFLISGTIFITNILKISLGSYNNKIIKDNVIGWFTGAYDKYNYSALASKGIFNFANQIAALLVFLLPIMLVIYVNKSTLTNLVIIIVTIFAMVMLGTKVALYGVIIDLSVFVMFLIIVGLIRRKNIINKKILIMVGISICVLGLLITKAPSINREKTSYNIRINNAKVERKLEFDESVMDNKDSMIKYIEANYRDLMVNKYFITKSYPYKYDPEFWVEVINLPVFERLDWRNLEQKMLQRVMDINDNPKDKYLGLTFSRTQNIYNLERDFVSQYYSLGIIGVIIFLGPYIGVTLSSIIFILMKIKKRISIENTMICFATLFALGVSYYSGNVLDSLTVTIIMGFVLGNLINIVFKKGGNVC from the coding sequence ATGAATACAGAACAAATTTTTAAAATTAATAAAATAAAGTGCTATTTATTAATAGCTTTTATTTTAATTCAACCAGTATTAGATATATATTATCTTTATACGGATAAAGTAGTAAATATGTTTGGATTCTCTCCAGCTACTATAGCTAGAGTAGCTATAACAGGTATACTGCTTATATTAACATTAATCACATTGAAAGATAAAAAAAAATGGATTTTTATTTGCATATATTTATCCATGATTTTTGTTTACTCGGGAGCTCATATTTTAAATGCTAGTGATTTTAATTCTTTAGTTCCTGGAAATTTCGGATACTCAGTTAAAAATGAACTTTCATATTTAGCAAGAATGTCAATACCGATATCTATAATTTTTATTACGTATAAATCTAATATGAAAAAAGAATACTTTGAAATTACTACAAAGTGGACATTGTTTTTAATATCAGGAACTATATTTATAACAAATATACTAAAAATATCGCTAGGATCATACAACAACAAGATAATCAAAGATAATGTAATTGGATGGTTCACTGGAGCATATGACAAATATAACTATTCAGCGTTAGCATCTAAAGGAATATTTAATTTTGCAAATCAGATAGCGGCATTGCTTGTATTTTTATTACCTATAATGCTGGTTATTTATGTAAATAAAAGCACTCTAACCAATCTAGTAATAATAATAGTTACAATATTTGCAATGGTTATGCTAGGTACAAAGGTTGCACTTTATGGAGTTATTATAGATTTATCTGTTTTTGTGATGTTTTTAATAATAGTTGGCTTAATAAGAAGGAAAAACATAATAAATAAAAAAATACTTATTATGGTCGGTATTAGTATATGTGTATTAGGTTTATTAATAACAAAGGCACCATCTATAAATAGGGAGAAAACATCTTACAATATAAGAATAAACAATGCAAAAGTAGAAAGAAAATTAGAATTTGATGAGTCTGTAATGGACAATAAGGATTCTATGATAAAATATATTGAAGCTAATTATAGAGATCTTATGGTAAACAAATATTTTATAACAAAATCATATCCTTATAAATATGATCCAGAATTTTGGGTTGAAGTAATAAATTTACCGGTTTTTGAGCGACTAGACTGGAGAAATTTAGAGCAAAAAATGTTGCAAAGAGTTATGGACATAAATGATAATCCAAAAGATAAATATTTAGGATTAACTTTTTCTAGAACTCAAAACATTTATAATTTAGAAAGAGATTTTGTTTCACAGTACTATTCTCTAGGAATTATAGGAGTAATTATATTTTTAGGTCCATACATTGGAGTTACACTAAGTAGTATAATATTTATTTTAATGAAAATAAAAAAAAGAATAAGTATTGAAAATACTATGATATGTTTTGCTACATTATTTGCATTAGGTGTATCTTATTATAGTGGAAATGTTTTAGATTCATTAACTGTAACTATTATAATGGGATTTGTTTTAGGAAATTTAATTAATATTGTATTTAAAAAAGGAGGAAATGTATGTTAA
- a CDS encoding MBOAT family O-acyltransferase: MVFNSFQFIVFFPIVTLIYFIIPSKLKWIWLLITSYYFYMSWDPRFAILILISTVITYFSGILIEKANCIENVDKRKKNKKICVGLSFTLNLGILVFFKYFNFILDNINFVLEKINISMIVPQFDVLLPVGISFYTFQALSYTMDVYRGDVEVEHNLGKYALFVSFFPQLVAGPIERSRTLLNQFNKDYSFDYERVKNGLQLMIWGMFQKMVIADRLAIIVNNVFNNYKQYNGLEIIIAVVLFAIQIYCDFSSYSDIAIGSAQVLGFKLMKNFDTPYFSQSIAEFWRRWHISLGTWFKDYLYIPLGGNRKGKLKNYRNIMIVFLASGLWHGASWNFVIWGFLHGIYQVIGKIMKPFRDRAVEILSIDRSSFGHRLYKVIVTFILVDFAWIFFRAPTLRDSMGIIKKMFYFDPWILIDGSIYNLGLDQNEIKIVIISLLILFLVGLMKRSFNIREKINRQGILFRWIIYYVAIFSILILGVYGPGFSAQQFIYFQF, from the coding sequence ATGGTATTTAACTCATTTCAATTTATAGTGTTTTTTCCTATAGTTACATTAATATACTTTATAATACCTAGTAAATTAAAATGGATATGGTTGTTAATCACAAGTTACTATTTTTATATGAGTTGGGATCCAAGGTTTGCGATATTAATCTTGATATCAACAGTTATAACGTACTTTAGTGGCATATTAATAGAAAAGGCTAACTGCATTGAGAATGTGGATAAGAGAAAGAAAAATAAAAAAATTTGTGTAGGATTAAGTTTCACATTGAATTTAGGAATATTAGTATTTTTTAAATATTTTAATTTCATACTAGACAATATTAATTTTGTTTTAGAGAAGATTAATATTAGTATGATAGTACCTCAATTTGATGTATTATTACCTGTGGGAATATCATTTTATACATTTCAAGCATTAAGTTACACTATGGATGTTTATAGAGGAGATGTAGAGGTAGAACATAATTTAGGAAAATATGCATTGTTTGTTTCATTTTTTCCTCAGTTAGTAGCAGGACCTATAGAGAGGTCTAGAACATTATTAAATCAATTTAATAAAGATTATTCATTTGACTATGAAAGAGTAAAAAACGGATTGCAGTTAATGATATGGGGAATGTTTCAAAAAATGGTTATAGCAGATAGACTAGCTATTATAGTTAATAATGTATTTAATAACTACAAACAATACAATGGACTTGAAATTATAATTGCAGTAGTTTTGTTTGCAATTCAAATATATTGCGATTTTTCATCATACTCAGATATTGCTATAGGAAGTGCTCAGGTTTTAGGATTCAAGCTAATGAAGAACTTTGATACTCCATACTTCTCTCAATCTATTGCTGAATTTTGGAGAAGGTGGCACATATCTTTAGGAACTTGGTTTAAAGATTATTTATATATACCATTAGGTGGAAACAGAAAAGGAAAACTAAAAAATTATAGAAATATAATGATAGTTTTCCTAGCTAGTGGATTATGGCATGGGGCTAGTTGGAATTTTGTAATATGGGGATTTTTACATGGTATATATCAAGTTATAGGTAAAATAATGAAGCCATTTAGAGATCGAGCTGTGGAAATTTTGAGTATTGATAGAAGTAGTTTTGGTCACAGACTATACAAGGTTATTGTTACTTTTATTTTAGTAGATTTTGCTTGGATATTTTTTAGAGCCCCAACGCTTAGAGACTCTATGGGTATAATAAAAAAAATGTTTTATTTTGATCCATGGATTTTAATCGATGGAAGTATATATAATTTAGGATTAGATCAAAATGAAATTAAAATAGTTATAATTTCATTACTAATTTTATTTTTAGTAGGCTTAATGAAAAGAAGCTTTAACATAAGAGAAAAAATAAATAGACAAGGTATTTTATTTAGATGGATAATATATTATGTTGCTATATTTTCTATACTTATATTAGGTGTGTATGGTCCTGGATTTAGTGCTCAACAGTTTATTTATTTTCAATTTTAG
- a CDS encoding WecB/TagA/CpsF family glycosyltransferase, with amino-acid sequence MIDYIKKTYRGTTEDFLSEIKENLLNDKKTFIVTANPETFMKARENSDFDQILKNKNTTIVADGIGVVKAAKILDVNIKERIPGVEISYGILEYANRHNKSLYLFGASKEVMELTVKKIKDLYPNINLLGYSDGYVEDKDLVFENIKKLSPDITLVALGVPAQELLIGKHIEDFSKGIFIGVGGTFDVMSGTVKRAPQIFQKLNIEWLYRIAGDRKRMKRFYDSNVKFIFEIKKMAKQNK; translated from the coding sequence ATGATAGATTATATAAAAAAAACGTATAGAGGAACAACAGAAGATTTTTTAAGCGAAATAAAAGAAAACTTATTAAATGATAAAAAAACTTTTATAGTTACAGCTAATCCAGAAACTTTTATGAAAGCTAGAGAAAATTCAGATTTTGACCAAATTCTTAAAAACAAAAATACTACGATAGTAGCTGATGGAATTGGGGTTGTAAAAGCTGCGAAAATTTTAGATGTAAATATAAAAGAACGAATTCCTGGAGTAGAAATAAGCTATGGAATTTTAGAATATGCAAATAGACATAATAAATCTTTATATTTATTTGGGGCAAGTAAAGAAGTAATGGAGCTTACTGTAAAAAAAATAAAAGATTTATATCCAAATATAAATCTTTTAGGTTACAGTGATGGATATGTAGAAGATAAAGATTTAGTTTTTGAAAATATAAAAAAATTATCTCCTGATATAACTTTAGTAGCATTAGGTGTGCCTGCTCAAGAGCTGCTTATAGGTAAGCATATTGAAGATTTTTCTAAAGGTATATTTATAGGTGTAGGTGGAACTTTTGACGTTATGAGTGGTACTGTAAAAAGAGCACCACAAATATTTCAAAAGTTAAATATAGAGTGGCTATATAGAATCGCAGGGGATAGAAAAAGAATGAAGAGATTTTATGATAGTAATGTTAAATTCATTTTTGAAATAAAAAAAATGGCTAAACAAAATAAATAA
- a CDS encoding glycosyltransferase family 32 protein, which produces MSIPKKIHYVWVGGNPKSKDIQRCMRTWKEHLKDYEIIEWNEDNFDIESNRFVKEAYEAKKWAYVSDYIRAYAIYNYGGIYLDTDVLVVDNLEELLDNKAFVGYENPDYPFTAVFGAEKNHPFIKKMLDYYDNMSFEFDVNDQYKAVNTKTVSDILIEDYNCKLGNKEQILADGIKVYKDNILCNPSKESKTIHIFTGTWLEGQSNLVKNLNRFIKLRLTNKNRLKMYEKYRNLKSK; this is translated from the coding sequence ATGTCAATACCAAAAAAAATTCATTATGTTTGGGTAGGCGGGAATCCTAAATCAAAAGATATACAAAGATGTATGAGAACATGGAAAGAACACTTAAAAGATTACGAGATAATAGAGTGGAATGAGGACAATTTTGATATAGAATCAAATAGATTTGTGAAAGAAGCTTATGAAGCTAAGAAATGGGCATATGTAAGTGACTATATAAGAGCATATGCAATATATAATTATGGAGGAATCTATTTAGATACAGATGTATTGGTAGTAGACAACTTAGAAGAGTTGTTAGATAATAAAGCATTCGTAGGGTATGAAAATCCGGATTACCCATTTACGGCAGTATTTGGAGCTGAAAAAAATCATCCATTTATAAAAAAAATGCTAGACTATTATGATAATATGTCTTTTGAATTTGATGTAAATGATCAATATAAAGCAGTTAATACAAAAACAGTATCTGATATATTAATAGAAGATTATAATTGTAAACTAGGAAATAAAGAACAAATTTTAGCAGATGGGATAAAGGTATATAAAGATAATATTTTATGCAATCCATCTAAAGAGTCTAAAACTATACACATATTTACGGGAACTTGGCTTGAAGGACAAAGTAATTTAGTTAAAAATTTAAATAGGTTCATAAAACTAAGATTGACTAATAAAAATAGACTAAAGATGTATGAAAAATACAGGAATTTAAAATCTAAATAA